Below is a window of Candidatus Melainabacteria bacterium DNA.
AAAGGCACTGACTGACCCACTTTACACGCAGCGCAACGGTCGTTTCGTCTTGCCGGTCAACGCCAGCATGCGTTCCTCGGTAAATGGTATCGTTCACGACAGCTCCGCATCGGGACTGACTGTTTATGTAGAACCAATCGCGGTTCTAGAACTCTCCAATCAGCAAAGAATGAAGCAGGCAGAAATAGAGCGAGAGATTGCAAGAATTCTCGACGTTTTGACACGCTTCGCTATCTCTCATTTTGAAGCTATAACCGATACTTACGCCACATGCATTCAGCTGGATGCAATCATGGCGCGAGCCAAGATTGCTTTCAAATACAAAGGCGAAAGACCAGAACTTTCGCAAGATGAGAAATTCCACCTCTTCAATGCACGACACCCGCTGCTCATGCTGCAGGATGAACAAACCGTCGTTGTGCCAAATGACATCGTATTAGGTGGCAATGCCGGTCGCACTCTGATAATTACAGGTCCAAATACGGGCGGCAAAACCGTCTTGCTGAAAACTATCGGCATTTTCTCGCTCATGTTGCGAGCGGGATTGCTTTTGCCTGTTTCACCGGGGTCTACTGCAGCCATTTTTACACGAGTGTGCGCAGATATTGGTGATGAGCAATCGCTTGAACAGAGCCTCTCGACATTTTCATCACATATGAAAAATATAGTTGAAGTCGTCGACCAGTGTGCAGCCGGATCTCTCGTGCTGCTCGACGAACTGGGCGCCGGTACGGACCCGCGTGAGGGTGCGGCTCTGGCACGCGCCGTTCTGGAATTTCTCAATCAATCAGGCGCCGTCACGATTTCAACGACACACTTCGGTGAACTTAAAACACTCGCATACACTGAACCAAGCTTCGTCAACGGCAGTCTCGATTTCGATGAACAGACCCTTTCTCCAACCTACAAATTGCGCCTCGGCGTGCCGGGAAGTTCCAAAGCAACAACAATCGCCAGGCGATTGGGGCTGAATGCAAGCGTAATCGACCGCGCCAGAGAACTGGTAGAGGTGCACGATCAAGACCTGCAGCGCACAGTCGAGTTACTGGAAATAAAGCTGCGCGAAGCAACAGTGCGAGAAGAACAAGCCCAGGTAGCGAAACAACAAGCAGAAGAGCTAAAGCGCGAAACTGAAGAGCAGATGCGCAAACTGGAACTTGACACGCGAGCACTGCGGCAAAAACAGATCAACGAAATAGAGTCGGAATTCAAAGTAGGTAAAGACTACATCAAACACCTGATTGCTGATCTGCAAAAGCAGCCAAGCATAACGAAAGCTCAAAAAGCGCAACAAGAGATGGAAAAGGTGCGCAATGAACTGGGCTGGAAAAATCTCGCAGAAGATAGAGTACCCACTCTTACAGTTGGACAGAGTGTAAAAGTGCTTTCACTGAATCAGATCGGAGTGGTTACGGAAATCATCTCCGAAACTCCAAAGGAAGCAGCCCAGGTCACAGTAAAGTGCGGCAACCTGCGCATCAAAGTTCCAAAAACAGATCTGGAAATGCTAGCTCAGGATAAACAAAAGCAAATTCAACTAAACAAGCAAAAATCAACCGTAAAAGTCGAAGCACCCGTCCATCGCACCAAAGGCAGTACCATTGACGTCTTTGTCCGCACCGCGGCTAACACCTTAGACCTCCGTGGAAAGAGGGTAGACGACGGCATGGCAGACCTGGTGCAATTTCTGGATGATAATTTGCTGACGAACACCAGTCCTCTGATGATCATTCATGGGCATGGAACAGGTGCCATGAAAAACGCAGTGCGAGATTACCTGCATAAACAAATGCCGAAAGGAACATACAGACCCGGAGACATTCATGAAGGCGGCGACGGCGTGACGATGGTCACTCTGTAATTCTGTTCTTATTCTCAGGCAACATTTTTACAAACCGATCTTCTTAGCCATGCTTTTCCAATGCTCGGTCAGCTCGGGATCTCGGTTCAATTTAAGAGCCTGCGCCATAACTACCTTTGCTTCATTATGATCGCCGTTCTTAGACAAAGCCAGTGAAAACACAAACCGGGTGATCGCAACTTGATTTTTCTCAGTCTGGACCGCATTTTTCCAACCATTGTAATTGAGCAGCAGTTGTACATTGTTCGGACCAAGATATTGCTCGCGTCTCGTCAATATATCTTTCAAAGCGGGATTGAGTTTGACAAGTTGATTCTGTGCCTCCTGCCTTTCGACTGCATTAGGCGCTTTATCAATCGAGCCGTACAACTGCACTGCCACCCGCTTCTTATCAGGCGACATCTGAGCTGACGCTTTAGAGACCTCTTCATCAAAACCGACCATCACTTTTGCTATCTCAGGCGCCATCAGAGGTTTCAACAAGTTAGCGGCCTTCGTTTCTTGCTGCTGGAAAAATGCCAACTTTGGCGATACGCCTGTGTCAGCATTTTTTATTGCCAATTCAAACTGTCGCCGTACCTCAGGTGTCAAGGTTTTGGCACCAGTGACGCTGGCGAAAGCAGATTGACTGGACTCGACTGGTGAACGTCCCTGACTATCAAGCGGTGCAAAACGTCCGACGGGAAGCTGCAGTGGTGTGACATCTGGTTGCTTAGATTGTCGTCGCAATAAATCCAGAGGCGCTGGTTGATCCGGCAGCTTAAACTGGGGTGGTTGCTGCCATGGTTGCTGCCATGGTTGCTGTCGTGGCTCGACTGGCATCAATTGCGGTTGTCGCGGCTGAACTGGAAATTTTGGCTGAACTGGAAATTGTTGTGGCTGAATTGGAAACTGCGGTGGTTGCTGCCATGGTTGGAGTCGCGGCTCGACTGGCATCAATTGAGGCTGTCGAGGCTGAATTGGAAAAGGTTGCGGCTGAATTGGAAACTGCGGTGGTTGAATTGGAAACTGCGGTGGCTGCTGCCGTGGTTCGAACGGCACTACTTGCGGTGGCGCCAATCGCGGAACCGGCACCGGGTTTTTAGCATCTTGCCCTGCATCAATCGCATGCTTCAGACGTCGCTGAAAGTCGGCGGACCGATTCATTTCCGGGTCTCGCTTCTGCGCTTCGAGGAGCAGCTGCATGCCGTTTAAGAAATTCCCGCTCTCAATCAACCGCAGAGCCAGGTCACTACGTACGATACCAGGAGACCTTTGTAAAATGCGCAAGTCTGCATCTTCTCTCTGCAACTTCTGGCGCGTATCCAGATCTATCTTATCGCTCTTCAAAAGCTCTTTTACAATCGCTCTTTCTTTTAGCACCGCCTTTTGATCGATGGAATCAGCACATCGAATCGCGTCCTGGTAGCCAGGCAAAGCAGCACGCAGACCCTGCTTATTGAAGGAATCTTGAGCCCGCTGGAGACGCGACAAAACATTATCTAACTCCCGTGCCGTCATCTGTTGACTGAGAGTTGCTCTGTCAATCAACCGCTTATCGACCGGTTCTTTGCTGCCACCGAGCTTATCCGCTGAGCCTTTATCCAGGACCTTCGGATAAACATCTGCATGCAGTTTTGTCGGATCACAGACCCCCGTCACCGAGTCGCATTGACCAGACCTTTCAAAGGGAATAACACCACTTCGTTTGTTGCCCATAGCCCTTCCATTGATTACAGCGCAGCAGCAGGAATGAAACTTCCTCTGGCTATATCAATGATAAGGAGCAATTGTTTCTACAAAGTTGCTGTCGTACGCGCTTATTTGACGGGTTCGTCAGTAATATCTTGATTCCGCAGTCTCTCAATTTCCTGCTCGGTCAGTTGTCTGCGCGGAGCAGCGGGCTGTTGATCGCCACCACCTTGTTGAGGTGGTGCTGCTTCAGGTCTGTAAAGACTTGGATTGACCGTGTTGTAATTCTGAGCAATCGTATTCGCTTCACCCGCATCTGCTGGATTGAGCGTGTGATGAGTGAGGTCGATGTAAGTATTCATACCGCCTTCAACAGCGGCCTTACCACCACCAGCGAAGAAGATATCCGTGCCGACTGCTTTAGCGACTCCAGTCGCGCGTGCAGCGGTACCATATGTAAGCGCCTGGAACGGAGCTTCCTTGGCGAAATCTACGCTTGCATCCTTCCACGACTTGCCATCGAAGGCAACTTGCATGCCCTGGTCGGCACCAGCTACGCCGGCACCATATGCGAGCGAAGCGCGAGTCAGTCCGAATTTTGCAAACGTGCTTGTACCGGTAGCGGCAGTTGCCTCGAGTGCGCCCAGTCCGGCGGCACCTGGAGCGAATGCAGCTCCAACTCTTATCATCGGAACAGCCGAAGCGCCGCCGATCAATGCACCTTCGCGGAAGTCTTTCCAGGTAACGGTGTCTGTACCGAGAGCTGCAGCCTTGGTTCCGGTGAACACAAGACCACCGGCAAGAGCGCCACCGCCCACAGCAGCCATAATCGCTCCCGTTGTACCGATACCGGCAGCGATACCACCAGGTCCGGTCAATAAACCGACGCCGACACCGACAACCACACCTGCTACAACCGCACCAACAGTAGCGATTGCGTGCCAGTTACGCTGGAACCAATTCTGGTGCTTGGTAGCATCAAGCAATTCATCGATTTTAAGATCTTTGTTTGCAGCCAGTTCAGGATCAGTCTTTTTGACTTCTTCAAAGAGCGCATGAGCTGTATCTTTGTCTTCCCTGGAATAAGCAAGCACACCTTGCAAATACTTGAGGTAAGGTCCCTGCTTTTCGAACTGCTCGTTTTGCTTTTGCACAGCTTCGATAGTCTTCTTCTCGTTGTTGAGACGCAACTGTTCGATCTTGTACTCTTCAGCGTCGGTGCTATCTTTCTTCTGCTCCAGCTCGGCAAGTTTTTTGTCAATCTCCGCCTTGGCTGCATCGAGTTTCGGCTTACCGGCATCAAGAGTAGCCTTTGTGTCCTGGAAATTCTTTTGCAGAGCGTCCAATTCTTTCTGCGCCTGGTTGAATCGATCAGGATTGTTTGTATCCTGCATCAACTGTGCAAACTTAGCCTGGTGAGCTTGAAGTTCACCCTGTGGCATGCTCTTACCGAAAGTAGCGTCAGATACTAACTTGTTGTAAGTCGGATCTGCCTGCGCAAATTCAGGTGTGTCAGAACCTACTGAAAGTGCGATTGGCAATGCATCATCATATTTGCCTTGCTTGACGAGAAAATTTGCATAGTGCATGCGAGCTTCTTTGACATCAGCCATGATACCAACAAGAGCCTGGGCAACTTGCGGATTAGACTGATTGTCTTGCAGCTTCAATTGAGCAGCAAGGAACTTCTGGTCGATAGACTCGCCCAACTGCCAGGCTTCTTTGTAGCGCTGTTCGGCTTTTGCAGTATCGCCAGACTGAGCGAGGGCATCAGCATCTTTCAACATACGCAGGATGTTCTGACCCTTTTCGTTTTGAGTAACGGCATAGTCGGTTTTGACTGCATCGTTTACCGAAGCATACAAAGGTGAATTGAATACTTCTTGATTGGTGCGTCCGGCCTGAGCGGTTAGTAAAAATGCATCAGCGAGTTCCTTTTCAGATGGCTTCGGAACTCCAGTTGTTTTGTATGCTTCCATGCTGGCCATGGGATTGTCTGTCAAACCTTCAGCCTTGAGCATGGCATAAGTCAACATGGCAGTACCTGGCGCCATGCGAGCTGACTGCAACACTGCTTGATCTTGAGCAAGTTGACGAAGTTCTGGATTGTTTGCCGCTTTCTGAGCGAAATCTGCGCTGTTCGGATCGATACCGAGTTTGGTGGCAGCGTCATGCAATTTAGCTGTAGCAGCATTCAAGTTTTGTTCCAGGTTCGGATTATTCTTGACCAGCTCGTTTGAGGCAGTGATGGCATTCTGGCAATCTTGATTGATCAATACACGCAAAGATTCAACGCGCTCAGCGACAGTGGTTTCGCGAATCTGTCCATTAGCATCTTTGTACTGAATAACATCTGTTTCTTTATGACCGGCTTGCAAAATAGTAGAAATTTCTCTGCCGGCAGACTGTGCCTCAGCAATCAATTTGTTTGGATAAACAGCTGTTTGGTCTGGCTTGACCGAGCTGAGAGACTGATCTGAAACTCTCGAAACGTCGCGAGTTCTCTGTGAGCGGCTATCATCCTGCAATTGCGTGATGAAGACGCTACTTGCATCAGTAATCGGATGCTGATCACCCTGGTGGGTAGCATCCGTTTGATTGGCGCTAGGTTGAACGTCGCGGTTTTGAGGAGCCATTTGTGTTAATCCTTAAAGAATCAGAGACCTTTCGTGTTTGAATCTATACAGGTTGGGTAGTTTTTCGACATTGAACTTTACTGGTTTCCAAATTTGAGTTCTATGTATTTTTTCCTGGTGTACTTCGAGCTAAGAACTTACCTGTCTCTATCAATTTAACTGTCAGTTGTTTCAAACATGTTTAGGTCCTGGTTTCCAGTCTATCTACAGCGGATATCCAGAGCCTGTCAGAGCCCTGGATTTAAGCCGTTAAAATTGTTCTGAAACTTTCAGCAGGGTTTTCCTCCGTTTTAACCCAGTCCTGGAGTGCCTTGAGTCAGACCGCCGGGCTGTTGTTGCTGTTGCTGGGTTTGGTCGACCGGCTGATCTTGAATTGGCTGACCATTATCTTGTACCGGCTGTTGTGGAGTCGCCGGTGCATCTGTCTGACCTGCAGGCTTCTGACTCAAGACATTGGTGTCAGTTCCAGCGGCCTGCGGAGCACTCTGGTCTCTGATTGGCGCGTTCATAGCATCCAACTGGTGACCAATTGCGCGGGACTGCATGGCGCCCTGGAACAACTTCGACAGGTTCGAGAAGTTATAGATCGTCGAACCGATTGCCAGTTGACCAGCTTGCATACCGGTCTTCAGGTAATTAGCGCTGCCCAGACCTTCAGCACCCATCGAACCAAGAGTGCTGACCTTGAACGGAGCCTTGAAGTAACCCCATCCCTTGCCGATTGGTCCAGCGCCTTCAGCATAAACGCTCTTGGCCAGAGCGCCATCTTTCATAGCCGGCATGATACCGAGCCAGAGAGCATCTACAGCAGTGTTGTCACTAAGGCTACGGTAGTTGGATTGAATGAACGAATCAACGTAACTCATCTGCTTACCGGTCTTAGGATCGATTGGTCGATCGAAAGCGGCGATTGAGCTATAAGTACCGATGGCTGAGAAAGCTGAGGAGTAGCCGCTTGCAAACGATCTTGAAGCGAGTTGTCCAGCCAGATTTCTATTCTCGAGACCAAAGTCG
It encodes the following:
- a CDS encoding endonuclease MutS2, whose amino-acid sequence is MPSVKDDEDIQKRTLRVLEWDRLKQFVAHEADSAGGKHLCLNLELSEHRIVIEQILDETKEALAMYQARSGMSAAGLPELDEVLERLKIGASLSSAELLAVRNTLVIGRKFRSNLSQLESEHFPRLTAFMSALPQAEKLIQEIDNAIDDGGNVKDKASPLLRSLRQEVLKYDSMIKETLQRIIHSATQAKALTDPLYTQRNGRFVLPVNASMRSSVNGIVHDSSASGLTVYVEPIAVLELSNQQRMKQAEIEREIARILDVLTRFAISHFEAITDTYATCIQLDAIMARAKIAFKYKGERPELSQDEKFHLFNARHPLLMLQDEQTVVVPNDIVLGGNAGRTLIITGPNTGGKTVLLKTIGIFSLMLRAGLLLPVSPGSTAAIFTRVCADIGDEQSLEQSLSTFSSHMKNIVEVVDQCAAGSLVLLDELGAGTDPREGAALARAVLEFLNQSGAVTISTTHFGELKTLAYTEPSFVNGSLDFDEQTLSPTYKLRLGVPGSSKATTIARRLGLNASVIDRARELVEVHDQDLQRTVELLEIKLREATVREEQAQVAKQQAEELKRETEEQMRKLELDTRALRQKQINEIESEFKVGKDYIKHLIADLQKQPSITKAQKAQQEMEKVRNELGWKNLAEDRVPTLTVGQSVKVLSLNQIGVVTEIISETPKEAAQVTVKCGNLRIKVPKTDLEMLAQDKQKQIQLNKQKSTVKVEAPVHRTKGSTIDVFVRTAANTLDLRGKRVDDGMADLVQFLDDNLLTNTSPLMIIHGHGTGAMKNAVRDYLHKQMPKGTYRPGDIHEGGDGVTMVTL